The Equus przewalskii isolate Varuska unplaced genomic scaffold, EquPr2 ChrUn-10, whole genome shotgun sequence genome window below encodes:
- the PYGO2 gene encoding pygopus homolog 2 encodes MAAPAPPPPDKLEGGGGPAPPPAPPSTGRKQGKAGLQMKSPEKKRRKSNTQGPAYSHLTEFAPPPTPMVDHLVASNPFEDDFGAPKVGAAAPPFLGSHVPFGGFRVQGGMAGQVPPGYGTGAGGGPQPLRRQPPPFPPNPMGPAFNMPPQGPGYPPPGNMNFPSQPFNQPLGQNFSPPGGQMMPGPVGGFGPMISPTMGQPPRGELGPPSLPQRFAQPGVPFGPSPLQRPGQGLPSLPPNTSPFPGPDPGFPGPGGEDGGKPLNPPAPTAFPQEPHSGSPAAAVNGNQPSFPPNSSGRGGGTPDANSLAPPSKAGGGSGPQPPPGLVYPCGACRSEVNDDQDAILCEASCQKWFHRECTGMTESAYGLLTTEASAVWACDLCLKTKEIQSVYIREGMGQLVAANDG; translated from the exons ATGGCCGCCCCGGCGCCGCCCCCACCGGACAAGCTGGAGGGAGGTGGCGGCCCCGCACCGCCCCCCGCGCCGCCCAGCACCGGGAGGAAGCAGGGCAAGGCCG GTCTGCAAATGAAGAGCCCAGAAAAGAAGCGAAGGAAGTCAAATACTCAG GGCCCTGCATACTCACATCTGACGGAGTTCGCGCCACCCCCGACTCCCATGGTGGATCACCTGGTTGCATCCAACCCTTTTGAGGATGACTTCGGAGCCCCTAAGGTGGGGGCTGCAGCCCCTCCATTCCTTGGCAGTCATGTCCCCTTTGGAGGCTTCCGTGTACAAGGGGGCATGGCAGGCCAGGTACCCCCAGGCTACGgcactggggctggagggggtcCCCAACCTCTTCGTCGACAgcctccccctttccctcccaaCCCTATGGGCCCTGCTTTCAACATGCCCCCCCAGGGCCCTGGCTACCCACCCCCGGGTAACATGAACTTTCCCAGCCAACCCTTTAACCAGCCTCTGGGTCAAAACTTTAGCCCTCCTGGTGGGCAGAtgatgccaggccctgtgggggGATTTGGCCCCATGATCTCACCCACCATGGGACAACCTCCCAGAGGGGAGCTGggtcccccttctctccctcaacGCTTTGCCCAGCCAGGGGTGCCTTTTGGCCCTTCTCCTCTCCAGAGACCTGGTCAGGGGCTCCCCAGCCTGCCCCCCAACACAAGTCCTTTCCCTGGTCCAGACCCTGGCTTTCCTGGCCCTGGTGGTGAGGATGGGGGGAAGCCCTTGAATCCGCCTGCACCCACTGCTTTTCCCCAGGAGCCCCACTCAGGCTCCCCGGCTGCTGCTGTTAATGGCAATCAGCCCAGTTTCCCCCCAAACAGCAGTGGACGGGGTGGGGGCACTCCGGATGCCAACAGCCTGGCACCCCCCAGCAAGGCAGGTGGGGGTTCagggccccagcctcccccaggcctggTGTACCCGTGTGGTGCCTGTCGGAGTGAGGTGAATGATGACCAGGATGCCATTTTGTGTGAGGCCTCCTGCCAGAAGTGGTTCCACCGCGAATGCACGGGCATGACTGAGAGCGCCTATGGGCTGCTGACCACTGAGGCCTCTGCTGTCTGGGCCTGCGATCTCTGCCTCAAGACCAAGGAGATCCAGTCTGTCTACATCCGCGAGGGCATGGGGCAACTGGTGGCTGCTAACGATGGGTGA